DNA sequence from the Bacteroidota bacterium genome:
GCTGATCAATCAACTCAACTACTGGAACTGGTAACATGAAAAAGAAAATCTTCTTCTCCGTTGCAGCGCTTATGACTGCGCTCCTCTTCATCACCTTCGCGTGTGCGCGAGTGAATGACAATAAAATTATGTCGCTGAAAAGCACGATCACGCTTCCCGGTGTGAAAGGAAGGATCGACCACATGGCTTATGACCGGAACGGCCAGCGTGTTTTCATCTGCGCACTCGGGAATAATTCCGTTGAAATTGTGGATGTGAAAAACGACAAGCCATTGTACAGCATAAAAAATATCCTGGAGCCGCAGGGAATTGTTTTTGATTCGGCGCGCAAAATGATCGCTGTTTCTTCCGGTGAAGAAGGGTGGCTTAAATTTTACAATTCGGAAACCTATCATTGTTATGATTCGATCATGATCGGTTCGGATGCAGATAATGTGCGGTTCGATAATGATCACACAATTTATGTGGGTTACGACGGAGGAATTGCAATGGTCGATCTTGGTAAAATGAAAAAAAGCGGGAACCTTGAAACCGACGGACATGTGGAGTCGTTCCAGATCGATCTGAAAAAGAAAAAACTTTTTGCCAATGTTCCTGATGCTTACGAAACGGAAGTGTACGATCTGAACAAACCGGCCACTCCTGTTGCTAAATGGAAAACTGCTGATGCAAAAGATAATTTCCCAATGGCGCTCGACACCACAACTCATCGCGTGTTCATTGCCTGCCGCCATCCTTCGCAGATACTTGCTATGGATGAGAATTCAGGAAAAATTATTTCTACCATCGATTGTTCCGGCGACGCCGACGATATTTATTATGATCCCGGTTTGCATCTTCTCCTGGGTTCGTGCGGTGAAGCATACATTGATGCATTCAGCGATTCTTCTTCTGTGTTCACACGCGTCGCACAAGTGCCCACGCATTTCCAGGCGCGCACATCGCTCTACCTGCCCGCGGAGAAAAGATTTTTTCTCGCTGTTCCGGCAATGCCCGGCAAAACAGCCGAACTGGAGATTTACGATCTCAAATGAAAATTAAAATGAAAAATTATTTTTATTCACTTCCTGTTTTTTTTGTTCTGCTCATTTGGAGTTGCGGAAAAACAGATAACAGTGATGACGGCGATGACCAGGCCGAAGCAATAACTCCGGTTACGGTAACACACGTTACCAACGGGCCTGTTTCGGAAATGATAGAGCTGAATGCGATCACTATGTTCCAGAAAAAAATTCCGGTGAAGGCGGGCATTTCAGGTTATGTCAATGAAATAAACGTGAACATAGGAAGTGAAGTGGGAAATAACCAGCGCATATTTTCGCTGGAAACAAAAGAAGCATGGGCGCTGCAGAATTCTTCGGCCGATTCAGCAATGAAATTTTCCGGTGTAATACCTGTACTTGCGCAGAAGGCCGGCGTGATCACTACGGTCGATCATCAGAAAGGAGATTTCGTGCAGGAAGGAGATGAACTTGCGGTGATCTCTGATCGAAGCAGCCTTGTTTTTATTCTGCAGGTTCCTTATGAAATGAATGCTTATGTGAAGATCGGCGCGGCATGCGATATTGTTCTCGAAGGCGATTCAATACTGAAAGGAAATATTACCGGAGCATTACCAATGGTAGATCCGTCTTCGCAAACACAACAGATGGTGGTGCGCGCATTCACTACAAAAAAACTTCCGGAAAATCTTATTGCAAAAGTCAGGATCGTGAAGTCGACCAAACAGAATGCAATTCTCATTCCGAAAGAAGCGATACTCTCCGATGAAACACAAACTATTTTCTGGGTGATGAAACTTGCGAACGATTCAACAGCGGTGCGCGTGGATGTGAAGACCGGGATCCAGAGTGATGGTATGTACGAGATTATTGATCCTGCATTTTTTCCCGACGACCGGATCCTGCTCAGCGGAAATTATGGCTTGTCGGATACAGCGAAAGTGATGATAAAAGCGAAAGAATGAAAAAAAGCTTTTATACCACACACAAAGTTTCCATTTCTTTTTTACTGCTGGTCATTCTCCTCGCAGGTTCTTTCTCATTCAATAAACTCGAGACCTCTCTTTTTCCTGAAATTACTTTTCCGAAAATAAAGATCATCGCCGACAACGGGCAGGAACCGGTGGAGAAAATGATGATCACTGTTACAAAACCACTCGAGAGCGCGATCAAGCAGGTGTACAACCTGCACATGATTCAAAGTTCTACAAGCCGCGGCTCCTGTGAAATTTCTGCTTACTTCGACTGGGGCGCCGATCTCAATCTCTGCCAGCAGCAAATGGAATCGCGCATTGCCGAGATCAGGAATTCATTGCCGGCCGGGCTCGACATTTCAGTGGAGAAAATGAATCCTTCGCTGCTCGCTGTAATGGGTTACACGCTCGAAGCGAAAAATAAAACTCCTATCGAGCAGAAGCTGATCGCGAACAACATTATCAAACCATTTCTCTCGCAGGTGAGCGGAATTTCTTCGGTGCGCATTCTCGGAGGAAAAACAAAAGAATACTGGCTCGAATTGAATACGCAGGAAATGAGTGAGCTCAGCATCACTCCATCCATGATCAGCAGCGCACTTTCTCAAACAGCTTTCATTCTTTCGAACGGATATTCGTATGACAACAGAAGATTATATCTCAATCTTACCGATGCAGGAATTTATTCGAAAGAGGATTTGGAAAATGTAGTAGTGCGTAACGATGGAAAACGTGCCGTGCTGGTGAAAGATATTGCGACAGTGGAAGTGAAAGAACAGGTGGAATACACGAAGATCAATGCGAATGGCCAACCTGCATTGCTCGTGAATGTTTTCAAACAACCGAATTCAAATCTCATCCAGGTTTCAGATGCGATGCAGGAACAGGTGAAGCAACTGAATAAAATTCTTCCGCATGGAGTTAAACTCGAACCGTATTATGTGCAGGCGAATTTTGTAAACAATGCGATCAAGAGCGTGGAAGATTGTTTGTGGATCGGTTTGCTGCTCGCGATAGTCGTTGCAATTATTTTTCTGCGTTCGCTCAAAGCTTCATTGGCAATTCTCATCACCATTCCCATCACGCTTGCGCTCACACTCGTGGGATTGTTCGCAATGCATTACACGCTGAACATTATGACACTTGGCGCGATCGCTGCTGCAATAGGATTGATCATTGATGACGCGATTGTGGTGGTGGAACAGATCCATCGCACGCACGAAGAATTTCCGGATGAGCGCAGTTCTGTTCTCGTGGGAAGAGCAATGAAATATTTATTGCCGTCGATGATCGGTTCTTCACTGAGCACGATTGTAATTTTTGTTCCGTTCGTTCTCATGGGTGGAGTGGCAGGGGCTTATTTCAATGTGCTCACGAATACCATGATCCTTACACTCATTTGTTCTTTCTTCGTAACGTGGCTTGCATTGCCGGTGATCTATCTGCAGTTGTCGGGGAATAAATTACGCCAGGGAAAAAAATCGGAAACAAAACCGGAGAAAAAACTCAGGCACAGCGGATGGATATCGTTCTTCATTAAACGTCCGTATTTCAGTTTTGTGTTTGTGATCTTTCTCCTTCTTTCCATCTGGTACATTTATCCGCGGCTCGAAACAGGATTTCTTCCTGACATGGACGAAGGAACCATTGTGATGGATTATAAATCGCCGCCGGGAACTACGCTGGAAGAAACGGATCGAATACTGCGCGAATGTGAAAAGCTGATCATGTCTGTTCCGGAAGTGCAGGATTACACAAGAAGAACAGGAGCGGAGATGGGATTTTTTATTACCGAGCCGAATCGCGGCGATTATTTAATTCAATTAAAAAAAGACAGGAAGCGCACTACCGATGAAGTGATCAGCGACATCCGGAAAAAAATTGAATCGACGCAACCTGCGCTACAGATTGATTTCGGGCAGATCATTGGCGATATGCTCGGCGACCTGATGAGTTCGGCGCAACCGGTAGAGATAAAAGTTTTCGGAACAAATCCGAAATTACTCAATGGATATGCCGACCAGATCGCGGATATCGTGGACAGTGTGAAAGGTACCGCAGATGTTTTTGACGGAATAATAATTGCCGGGCCGGAAGTAGATGTGCGTCCCGATTTTGTGAAGCTCGCGCAATTCGGAGTAACGCCGTCCGATTTCCAGTTCCAGATGCAAACGCAGCTCGAAGGAAATGTAGTGGGAAGCATACCGGAAAATAATCAGCTTACAAATATCAGGATGATCTATCCCGAGAGCAAGAGCAAAAATTTCGGAGAAATTCAGAAGCAGAATATTTTTCTGCCCGATGGGAAATTAAAACCGATCACGGATCTTTCTACGATCAACATCAAACCGGGAGTTACTGAAATAAGAAGGGAAGATCTGCAATCGATGATCGCCGTCACTGCACGTCTTGAACAGAGCGATCTCGGATCGACGATGAAAGCGATCAAAGATTCCATCAGCAAAAAAATTCATTTCCCGAAAGGATATCACGTGGCTTACGGCGGAGCATATAAAGAACAGCAGCAATCATTCAAAGAACTTCTGCTCATTCTTTTCACAGCGAGTTTGCTGGTTTTCGCCGTCATCATTTTTCTTTTCCGCGATTATAAAATTGCGATCATGATCCTGTGCATTTCTGTTCTTGGCATTGCGGGAAGTTACATGGCGCTTTATTTCACGAACACACCACTCAACGTAGGAAGTTATACCGGGCTCATCATGATCATCGGTATCATTGGAGAAAATGCCATTTTCACTTTCCAGCAATTCAAAACTACGCTCGAAGAAAGTAATGTGAATGATGCGATCGTGTATTCCATTTCCACGCGCCTGCGCCCGAAGCTGATGACTGCACTCGGCGCCATTATCGCTTTGCTGCCGCTTGCACTGGGAATAGGAACCGGCGCGCAATTGCACCAGCCACTCGCCATTGCAGTCATCGGCGGATTTCTTGCCGCGCTTCCTTTGTTGCTGATCGTACTGCCTACGATGCTGAAAGTTTTTTACAGAAAGAAATAATCGGAAGCTACCTTTTTTCAAGTTATTTTAGGAAGGGACACTATTTTTCAGGAACAGTTAATCCTCTCAGCCCTACTTTCAGTTTTGTCATAAAAGTTGTTTTTTGAATTTTGATTTGTTTTCTTTTCCTGTTTCATCTCCGGAAAACAGGAAAAGAAAAATGATGAGTTGGTTCATGGAGATGGTTTAATGGAGAGAAAAGAAGGTGAAATTGTTTCTGTTGCAAATGCAATCGCAACAAAAACCTCTGCAACCGGCGATAATGTTCTTTGTAATTGAAGCAAAAGCGTTTGCAGCAGGAGCAATGTCCTTTGCAATTGCGGCAAAAGCCAATGCACTCGTCATAAAAACGTTTGCAATAAGGATAAGTGCAGACGCAATTGGAGCAAGTGCAACTGTTTTTACAATGAAATTTATTGAAAAACAGCAGTTTACACCCAAAGGCCGAAGATTGGCGGCGGCAATTGGAGCGACATCAAAAAATAGATTCGTTTTGTTTTTCATCGGGACCCAAAATGCAGTGAGTGAAAAAAATCCTCTCCTAAGCTTGTCGAAGGAGGGGTGTGTTTTCTTTAACTGCGGTAATTTATTTACTGTTCGAATCCGGCTTTGGGTCCCTTTTTACAAGGGGAGTTATCAGCAAACCGGTTCCGAGGTGTGTTTTGTGTGCTGATGGAAACAAAACGGGGGCGAAGATAAAAAAAGATTCAAAAATTCAACGCTTCGCTATTCAAAATTCAAAGATTGGATTTGGTGATGAAAATTGAAAAGGGACTTGTCTTTACAGTGAGAATGTGCTACAGGATTATGATCCGGATTATGAAATCATTCTATTTCATCGTACCATTTTTTTTTGTCGAATTAAAGCACCTAAAATTGGGCAGTGGGTCAGTTTGCTCTTTTCCGATTCAACTTCACGCCGGAGCGTGCCCTGAAGAATTGAAGGGCGGTTCCTAAACCATTCTTTTATTAAACCGCAAAGACGCAAAGGCGCTAAGAATTTTCAAACTGACCCACTACCTAAAATTGACATTAATAAAATTTCGCATTAACTTGCAGTTACAAAACTCCAACTCATGTCGCATACCCCCCCATTTCTCAAAATTTCATTGGTAATTGCACTCGCAATTAGCAGCACAGCCATGCTCTCGCAGAATCTTCCCTTCTGGAGCAACAACGGAAATAATGTTTCCTCCACAGACTTTTTCGGTTCCACTAACG
Encoded proteins:
- a CDS encoding YncE family protein, with translation MKKKIFFSVAALMTALLFITFACARVNDNKIMSLKSTITLPGVKGRIDHMAYDRNGQRVFICALGNNSVEIVDVKNDKPLYSIKNILEPQGIVFDSARKMIAVSSGEEGWLKFYNSETYHCYDSIMIGSDADNVRFDNDHTIYVGYDGGIAMVDLGKMKKSGNLETDGHVESFQIDLKKKKLFANVPDAYETEVYDLNKPATPVAKWKTADAKDNFPMALDTTTHRVFIACRHPSQILAMDENSGKIISTIDCSGDADDIYYDPGLHLLLGSCGEAYIDAFSDSSSVFTRVAQVPTHFQARTSLYLPAEKRFFLAVPAMPGKTAELEIYDLK
- a CDS encoding efflux RND transporter periplasmic adaptor subunit, which encodes MKNYFYSLPVFFVLLIWSCGKTDNSDDGDDQAEAITPVTVTHVTNGPVSEMIELNAITMFQKKIPVKAGISGYVNEINVNIGSEVGNNQRIFSLETKEAWALQNSSADSAMKFSGVIPVLAQKAGVITTVDHQKGDFVQEGDELAVISDRSSLVFILQVPYEMNAYVKIGAACDIVLEGDSILKGNITGALPMVDPSSQTQQMVVRAFTTKKLPENLIAKVRIVKSTKQNAILIPKEAILSDETQTIFWVMKLANDSTAVRVDVKTGIQSDGMYEIIDPAFFPDDRILLSGNYGLSDTAKVMIKAKE
- a CDS encoding efflux RND transporter permease subunit, whose product is MKKSFYTTHKVSISFLLLVILLAGSFSFNKLETSLFPEITFPKIKIIADNGQEPVEKMMITVTKPLESAIKQVYNLHMIQSSTSRGSCEISAYFDWGADLNLCQQQMESRIAEIRNSLPAGLDISVEKMNPSLLAVMGYTLEAKNKTPIEQKLIANNIIKPFLSQVSGISSVRILGGKTKEYWLELNTQEMSELSITPSMISSALSQTAFILSNGYSYDNRRLYLNLTDAGIYSKEDLENVVVRNDGKRAVLVKDIATVEVKEQVEYTKINANGQPALLVNVFKQPNSNLIQVSDAMQEQVKQLNKILPHGVKLEPYYVQANFVNNAIKSVEDCLWIGLLLAIVVAIIFLRSLKASLAILITIPITLALTLVGLFAMHYTLNIMTLGAIAAAIGLIIDDAIVVVEQIHRTHEEFPDERSSVLVGRAMKYLLPSMIGSSLSTIVIFVPFVLMGGVAGAYFNVLTNTMILTLICSFFVTWLALPVIYLQLSGNKLRQGKKSETKPEKKLRHSGWISFFIKRPYFSFVFVIFLLLSIWYIYPRLETGFLPDMDEGTIVMDYKSPPGTTLEETDRILRECEKLIMSVPEVQDYTRRTGAEMGFFITEPNRGDYLIQLKKDRKRTTDEVISDIRKKIESTQPALQIDFGQIIGDMLGDLMSSAQPVEIKVFGTNPKLLNGYADQIADIVDSVKGTADVFDGIIIAGPEVDVRPDFVKLAQFGVTPSDFQFQMQTQLEGNVVGSIPENNQLTNIRMIYPESKSKNFGEIQKQNIFLPDGKLKPITDLSTINIKPGVTEIRREDLQSMIAVTARLEQSDLGSTMKAIKDSISKKIHFPKGYHVAYGGAYKEQQQSFKELLLILFTASLLVFAVIIFLFRDYKIAIMILCISVLGIAGSYMALYFTNTPLNVGSYTGLIMIIGIIGENAIFTFQQFKTTLEESNVNDAIVYSISTRLRPKLMTALGAIIALLPLALGIGTGAQLHQPLAIAVIGGFLAALPLLLIVLPTMLKVFYRKK